The Chroogloeocystis siderophila 5.2 s.c.1 genome includes a region encoding these proteins:
- a CDS encoding SDR family oxidoreductase: MQNKVVVVVGATGGIGSALSHKLARQGAQLVLAARDSHKLSHLVSQLDASAGQTLAVPTDITDRQQVDILMEKTIAQFGQIDVLVNAAGAGVMKPYGNLEPADLEAMLDVNLKGSFYTSQAAAELMQERKSGHICNVVGILGKHSMPMAAAYCASKYAVVGFSKCMAEELKRFGVKFTLFYFGGVNSPFWDNVQLKVDRKKMLSTETAAEAILYALSAQPQAVPMEINIQPDSHLFF, translated from the coding sequence ATGCAAAATAAAGTTGTTGTCGTTGTTGGTGCGACTGGGGGTATTGGTTCAGCCTTAAGCCATAAACTAGCGCGTCAAGGAGCACAGTTAGTACTAGCAGCAAGAGATAGTCACAAACTATCGCATCTCGTGAGTCAACTTGATGCAAGCGCAGGGCAAACTTTAGCGGTGCCTACAGATATTACTGATCGACAACAAGTCGATATCTTAATGGAGAAAACGATTGCGCAGTTTGGTCAAATCGATGTTTTGGTTAATGCTGCGGGTGCGGGGGTGATGAAGCCGTATGGTAACTTGGAACCTGCTGATTTAGAAGCGATGCTTGATGTCAACCTCAAGGGAAGCTTTTATACAAGTCAAGCTGCTGCTGAATTGATGCAAGAGCGGAAATCAGGGCATATTTGTAATGTTGTCGGCATTTTAGGCAAGCATTCGATGCCGATGGCGGCGGCGTATTGTGCTTCTAAGTATGCCGTTGTTGGGTTTAGTAAGTGTATGGCGGAAGAGTTAAAGCGATTTGGCGTAAAATTCACGTTATTCTACTTTGGTGGTGTAAACTCTCCATTTTGGGATAACGTACAGTTGAAGGTAGATCGCAAAAAAATGCTAAGTACGGAAACGGCTGCAGAGGCGATTTTGTACGCATTATCAGCCCAGCCGCAAGCTGTCCCCATGGAAATTAACATTCAGCCCGATAGTCATTTGTTCTTCTAA
- the rsmA gene encoding 16S rRNA (adenine(1518)-N(6)/adenine(1519)-N(6))-dimethyltransferase RsmA: MVKPRRVFAQHWLKNEKALNQIVTAAEITPRDRILEIGPGTGILTRRLLALAESVVAVEIDPDLCELLAKKLGNTKNFLLLQGDFLEIDLPYLLTPFPNFQNPNKVVANIPYNITGPILEKLLGTIANPNPHPFDSIVLLVQKEVADRLYAKPGSKTFGALSVRVQYLAECEFIYHVSAKSFYPPPKVDSAVVRLRPRQLQSLPLNPHHLETLIQLGFGAKRKMLRNNLKGIVERDHLTELLENLEINPQARAEDLSVNQWISLSNQLEVSSH, translated from the coding sequence ATGGTAAAACCGCGCAGGGTCTTTGCGCAGCATTGGCTCAAAAATGAAAAAGCCCTTAACCAAATTGTCACCGCCGCCGAAATCACACCACGCGATCGCATCCTCGAAATTGGTCCTGGAACCGGAATATTAACTCGTCGCCTATTAGCTTTAGCTGAATCAGTAGTTGCTGTAGAAATTGATCCTGATTTGTGTGAATTGTTAGCTAAAAAGTTAGGAAACACCAAAAACTTCTTACTACTACAAGGTGATTTCCTAGAAATAGATTTACCCTATTTATTAACTCCTTTCCCTAACTTTCAAAATCCCAATAAAGTCGTCGCAAATATTCCCTACAACATCACTGGACCAATTCTTGAAAAACTACTCGGAACGATCGCCAACCCCAATCCTCACCCCTTTGACTCGATCGTACTGCTCGTTCAAAAAGAAGTTGCGGATCGCTTGTACGCTAAACCAGGGTCAAAAACCTTCGGCGCACTCTCCGTCCGCGTTCAATACTTAGCCGAATGCGAATTCATCTATCACGTCAGCGCAAAAAGCTTTTATCCACCACCCAAAGTTGATTCTGCTGTCGTTAGATTACGTCCGCGACAATTACAATCTTTACCACTAAATCCACACCATCTAGAAACTCTCATCCAACTCGGTTTCGGTGCCAAACGCAAAATGTTACGAAATAATTTGAAAGGCATCGTCGAACGCGATCACTTAACCGAATTGCTAGAAAATTTAGAAATTAACCCCCAAGCCCGCGCTGAAGACCTCAGCGTTAATCAATGGATATCCTTAAGTAATCAGCTAGAAGTTTCTAGCCACTAA
- a CDS encoding CPP1-like family protein, with the protein MGDQNYYEKLGVTEDATFDEIQEARNRLLQQYSGDSKHLEVVEAAYDAILMERLRMRQEGKIKVPEGIRFAERLSQAPPQEKPAPTKKSPEWVQRLLDQPSPTDIIVPGTIFLGLSALSILSTAASIQALQLALIAGVGASFFFLYRKEKKFGRAVLLTAMGLIIGLIAGGILSSILLPQVSIIGVSVEQFSTVLTFVLLWIISSFLR; encoded by the coding sequence ATGGGCGATCAAAATTACTACGAAAAGCTTGGGGTAACCGAAGACGCTACGTTCGATGAAATTCAAGAGGCTCGCAATCGCCTTCTGCAACAGTACAGTGGCGACTCTAAGCATCTAGAAGTAGTCGAAGCTGCTTACGACGCAATTCTGATGGAACGGCTGCGGATGCGTCAAGAAGGTAAAATTAAAGTGCCTGAAGGCATTCGGTTTGCCGAACGACTTTCACAAGCACCCCCTCAAGAAAAACCAGCGCCTACTAAGAAGTCACCTGAGTGGGTACAACGGCTGCTCGACCAACCAAGCCCAACAGACATCATAGTACCTGGCACTATATTTCTAGGATTAAGTGCTTTAAGTATTCTTTCTACAGCAGCAAGCATTCAAGCCCTACAACTCGCCTTGATAGCTGGTGTGGGAGCGAGTTTCTTCTTTTTATACCGTAAAGAGAAAAAGTTCGGCAGAGCCGTGCTGCTAACTGCGATGGGTCTCATTATCGGACTTATTGCAGGCGGAATACTCAGTAGCATACTCTTGCCCCAGGTGAGCATTATAGGAGTATCAGTAGAACAATTTTCTACAGTGCTGACTTTCGTTCTGCTATGGATAATCAGTAGCTTCCTCCGCTAA
- a CDS encoding integrase, with product MPSQQFNSYDPRQAEWNGTSIDKWKPSDWKQWKPNSPKDEIAKIEREYLRIKYAIAQANTALSIDRVKVKLKLTTAKSIGLQGTFPCKPGDVGKNGTSNKQYTISLGFPASDAGVKTAVAKARELDLLLMTKQFQWTPELLGKQAQKNVLPDIIKPISVLIQEYEREFWKTHEKNRQGIRTWETHYLRHLKKLPQDVPLTQKALEKALESVPPNTSTRFYLAWQLKKFCDFCGVDANKIIDSYTTPQPLPSLRKIPTDEEIIQGFDTIGTSLSPYASKENLTQPEQWQWVYGMLATYGLRPHELFAVDLKAFTTPSNIFHLVTLNPSLTGGTKTGERTCGIPPLHPQWVELFDLKNVKFPNTGGTLNNQTAKIHIRFRTTHINFKPYDLRHAYAIRGHRLRIPIKTMADYMGHTVQEHTKTYQRWMNEDTNLEIYKEIVIQKANTQEVLKARVDELEVENAVLKAEVKSLRELLIKHQLGKLLS from the coding sequence ATGCCAAGCCAGCAATTTAATTCTTACGATCCGCGTCAAGCCGAATGGAATGGTACTTCTATTGATAAATGGAAACCATCTGACTGGAAGCAGTGGAAACCAAATTCCCCAAAGGATGAGATAGCGAAAATAGAACGCGAGTATCTGAGAATTAAGTATGCGATCGCTCAAGCAAACACTGCATTAAGTATCGATCGAGTCAAAGTCAAACTCAAGCTAACGACAGCTAAATCAATTGGCTTGCAAGGGACTTTTCCTTGTAAGCCTGGCGACGTAGGTAAAAACGGAACTTCTAATAAGCAATACACAATTTCACTGGGGTTTCCTGCGAGTGATGCTGGTGTAAAAACGGCTGTCGCTAAAGCACGAGAATTAGACTTACTGTTAATGACAAAGCAATTTCAGTGGACACCGGAACTTTTAGGTAAGCAAGCTCAAAAAAATGTGTTACCAGACATAATAAAGCCGATCAGCGTACTGATTCAAGAGTACGAGCGAGAATTTTGGAAAACTCATGAGAAAAATCGCCAAGGAATCCGTACGTGGGAAACGCATTATCTGCGACATCTCAAAAAACTTCCTCAAGATGTTCCCTTAACTCAAAAAGCCTTGGAAAAAGCTTTAGAATCAGTTCCACCCAATACCTCAACAAGATTTTATTTAGCTTGGCAACTCAAAAAGTTTTGTGATTTTTGTGGTGTTGATGCTAATAAAATTATTGATTCGTATACGACTCCTCAACCATTACCAAGTCTTCGCAAAATTCCTACTGATGAAGAGATTATTCAAGGTTTTGATACCATAGGAACTTCTCTATCACCCTATGCTAGTAAAGAAAATCTAACACAACCTGAACAGTGGCAATGGGTATATGGAATGTTAGCTACCTATGGTTTAAGACCTCATGAATTATTTGCTGTAGATCTCAAGGCTTTCACTACTCCATCAAATATATTTCATTTAGTTACGCTTAATCCGAGTCTTACAGGTGGTACAAAAACAGGCGAACGTACGTGTGGAATTCCACCATTGCATCCTCAATGGGTTGAGTTATTTGATTTAAAAAACGTTAAGTTTCCCAATACAGGAGGAACTTTAAATAATCAAACTGCTAAAATTCACATTCGGTTTAGAACGACTCATATAAATTTTAAGCCTTATGATTTGCGCCACGCTTATGCTATACGCGGACATCGCTTGCGTATTCCCATAAAAACGATGGCTGATTATATGGGTCATACTGTACAAGAGCATACGAAGACGTACCAACGATGGATGAATGAAGATACGAACTTAGAAATTTATAAAGAAATCGTGATTCAAAAAGCGAATACTCAAGAAGTACTCAAAGCAAGAGTAGATGAGTTAGAAGTAGAAAATGCTGTTCTCAAAGCCGAAGTGAAATCTTTGAGGGAATTACTGATCAAACACCAACTAGGTAAACTGCTAAGCTAG
- a CDS encoding DUF2811 domain-containing protein, translated as MNATVSILTEIPEELHESLKSYLESHPTWDQDRVFTAALSLFLLQNGNGDRRAARVYLESLFHHCG; from the coding sequence ATGAACGCTACAGTTAGCATCCTGACCGAAATTCCTGAAGAACTACACGAATCACTCAAAAGCTACTTAGAAAGTCATCCCACCTGGGATCAAGACCGTGTATTCACGGCTGCGCTATCGCTGTTTTTGCTCCAAAATGGCAACGGCGATCGCCGTGCGGCTAGAGTATACCTCGAAAGCTTATTTCACCACTGTGGCTAG
- a CDS encoding DUF3082 domain-containing protein, which translates to MNNQDKTETANTTPTPLRCLTGSLISGGLAIALYSLTSAIAQTFATKPIHSDNPAVINIASAVRTLVVGITALGTGIFGLVALGLICLAIQLLIQQATKKSSPS; encoded by the coding sequence ATGAATAACCAAGATAAGACTGAAACTGCAAACACCACTCCAACCCCACTACGTTGTTTAACAGGATCTCTCATTTCTGGAGGACTCGCGATCGCGCTTTACTCGCTAACAAGTGCGATCGCCCAAACTTTTGCCACCAAACCAATTCATTCTGATAATCCAGCAGTTATTAATATCGCCTCCGCTGTTCGTACTTTAGTAGTCGGAATCACTGCGTTAGGAACTGGAATCTTTGGTCTAGTCGCTTTAGGCTTAATCTGTTTAGCAATTCAACTCCTAATTCAACAAGCTACAAAAAAAAGTTCACCTAGTTAA
- the hppD gene encoding 4-hydroxyphenylpyruvate dioxygenase gives MRIDRVHFYVQDAPASCNWFVQHLGFQSVARGVSEHTRTEVVKSGSVYFVLSSPLTPHSPVASYLQQHPPGVADVTFGVEDLEAVLQQAIAYGAKVLQPIQHDNKIRTAKIAGWGSLSHTLIEHSGYDDFLLSTEELRSPLSFTGIDHIVLNVAAGDLEQAVTWYQNTLGFQTKQSFNIQTERSGLYSQVLVSRDRQVQLPINEPASANSQIQEFLDVNRGPGIQHIALQTANIVPSVAKFREWGLSFLPVPPSYYTQLQERYKLPLSIEELQEIAQQQILVDWQDTSPDALLLQIFTQPIFSEPTFFFELIERRLQAPGFGEGNFRALFEAIEREQIKRGSM, from the coding sequence ATGAGGATCGATCGCGTTCATTTTTACGTACAAGATGCCCCAGCATCGTGTAACTGGTTTGTTCAACATTTAGGCTTTCAATCAGTCGCACGCGGCGTCAGCGAACACACTCGCACGGAAGTCGTCAAAAGTGGCTCCGTGTATTTTGTACTATCTTCGCCACTGACGCCCCACAGCCCTGTCGCATCGTATTTACAGCAGCATCCGCCTGGTGTTGCTGATGTGACGTTTGGGGTTGAAGATCTTGAAGCTGTATTGCAGCAAGCGATCGCCTACGGTGCGAAAGTTTTACAGCCTATTCAACACGACAATAAAATTAGAACTGCCAAAATTGCGGGTTGGGGATCGCTATCACATACTTTGATTGAGCATTCAGGGTACGATGACTTTTTGTTATCAACTGAAGAATTGCGATCGCCTTTGAGCTTTACGGGTATCGATCACATTGTTCTTAATGTAGCGGCAGGCGATTTAGAGCAGGCGGTAACGTGGTATCAAAATACTTTGGGTTTTCAAACGAAGCAGTCATTTAACATTCAAACTGAGCGATCTGGTTTGTATAGCCAAGTTTTAGTGTCGCGCGATCGCCAAGTGCAACTACCTATCAACGAACCTGCATCCGCTAATTCTCAAATTCAAGAATTTTTGGATGTCAATCGCGGACCTGGAATTCAACATATTGCTTTACAAACAGCCAACATTGTGCCGAGTGTGGCAAAATTTCGCGAGTGGGGACTGTCGTTTCTTCCGGTGCCTCCGAGTTATTACACTCAGCTTCAAGAACGCTATAAACTTCCTTTATCAATCGAGGAACTTCAGGAAATTGCGCAGCAACAAATTTTGGTTGATTGGCAAGATACTAGTCCTGATGCCTTGCTTTTGCAAATTTTTACGCAACCAATTTTTAGCGAACCCACTTTTTTCTTTGAGTTAATCGAGCGCCGACTGCAAGCGCCTGGATTCGGTGAGGGTAACTTTCGAGCGTTGTTTGAAGCAATTGAACGCGAACAAATCAAACGCGGCAGTATGTAA
- a CDS encoding HAD family hydrolase: MLRLITDFDGPIIDVSERYYQVYKLCLEKTRRRDQQVKQLTKAEFWKLKRARISEKKIGMISGLNELQAQEFAQLRRETVHTQPYFEYDHLASGAITALEEVQRAGIDLAVMTMRRVRELEFAFEQHDLGRFFPRNRCYCLSNDYVKTRDVDDKPLLMERALVELPPAYETWMVGDTEADIVTAKKHGVKVMAVLCGIRDRTQLEKYEPDLIVNNLQEAVDILLYEFLPQVG; this comes from the coding sequence ATGTTAAGACTTATTACCGATTTTGATGGTCCTATTATTGATGTATCAGAAAGATACTATCAAGTTTACAAACTCTGCTTGGAGAAGACGCGACGTCGAGATCAGCAAGTAAAACAACTTACTAAAGCCGAATTTTGGAAGTTAAAACGAGCGCGGATTTCAGAGAAGAAAATCGGGATGATTTCCGGTTTAAATGAATTACAGGCGCAAGAATTCGCGCAGTTACGACGCGAAACTGTCCATACTCAGCCTTACTTTGAGTACGATCACCTTGCTTCTGGTGCTATCACCGCTTTAGAAGAAGTACAACGCGCTGGGATAGATTTGGCAGTAATGACAATGCGACGCGTCCGCGAACTAGAATTCGCGTTTGAGCAGCACGATCTCGGTCGATTTTTCCCAAGAAATCGGTGTTATTGCTTAAGTAACGATTACGTTAAGACGCGCGATGTTGATGATAAACCATTACTAATGGAGCGCGCACTTGTTGAGTTACCACCTGCTTATGAGACATGGATGGTGGGAGATACCGAAGCTGATATTGTGACTGCTAAAAAGCATGGAGTCAAAGTTATGGCAGTATTGTGCGGTATTCGCGATCGCACGCAATTGGAAAAGTACGAGCCAGACTTAATTGTTAATAACTTGCAAGAAGCCGTAGATATCTTGTTGTATGAGTTTTTGCCACAGGTTGGTTAA
- the ispE gene encoding 4-(cytidine 5'-diphospho)-2-C-methyl-D-erythritol kinase, protein MHSYSLIAPAKINLYLEIIGDRPDGYHELAMILQSINLADQIDIRAASTDTIRVRCEHPQVPTDKSNLAYKAAALMANQFPDAFAQYGGVEITINKQIPVAAGLAGGSTNAAAVLVGIDLLWELGLTQSELEELAGKLGSDVPFCIAGGTAIATGRGNELSPLPNLDHLHLVLGKYRSLAVSTAWAYQTYRQQFGDSYLTDTHSLTSRATAVHSGPIVKAIIRKDSVQIAEKLHNDLERVVLPEYPQVAQLRQVFQEAGGNGTLMSGSGPTVFALCESYEQAQQVQQYVRKAIPDPDLELWLAQTSSTGVQIAASAK, encoded by the coding sequence ATGCATTCCTATTCACTCATTGCACCCGCCAAAATTAACTTGTATTTAGAGATCATCGGCGATCGCCCTGATGGGTATCACGAATTGGCAATGATTCTTCAAAGTATCAACTTAGCCGATCAAATCGATATCCGCGCCGCAAGTACCGACACAATCCGCGTCCGCTGCGAACATCCTCAAGTCCCTACCGATAAAAGTAACTTGGCGTACAAAGCAGCAGCATTGATGGCAAACCAATTCCCCGATGCTTTTGCCCAGTATGGTGGTGTAGAAATCACAATCAACAAGCAAATTCCTGTCGCTGCTGGATTAGCCGGAGGATCGACAAACGCCGCTGCTGTGTTAGTAGGAATCGATTTATTGTGGGAACTAGGACTCACGCAATCTGAACTCGAAGAACTTGCAGGAAAACTAGGTTCGGATGTTCCCTTCTGTATTGCAGGTGGAACCGCGATCGCCACAGGTAGAGGTAACGAACTTTCGCCATTACCAAACCTAGATCATTTACATTTAGTCTTAGGAAAATATCGCAGTCTTGCCGTTTCTACAGCCTGGGCTTACCAAACTTATCGACAGCAATTTGGTGATTCTTATTTAACCGACACCCACAGCCTAACTTCACGCGCCACTGCTGTCCACTCAGGACCAATTGTTAAAGCGATCATCCGTAAAGATAGCGTGCAAATCGCAGAAAAACTCCACAATGATTTAGAGCGTGTCGTGTTACCAGAATACCCCCAAGTCGCACAGCTACGTCAAGTGTTTCAAGAAGCTGGAGGTAATGGTACTCTGATGTCCGGTTCAGGCCCTACGGTATTTGCTTTATGCGAGTCGTACGAGCAAGCACAACAAGTACAGCAGTATGTCAGAAAGGCAATTCCCGACCCAGATTTGGAACTCTGGCTAGCACAAACGTCTAGTACAGGTGTTCAAATAGCTGCTAGTGCTAAGTAA
- a CDS encoding NAD-dependent epimerase/dehydratase family protein has protein sequence MKILIIGGTNFIGPSVVHRIHAMGHEVTIFHRGKTLAELPLGVKEIKGDRAQLLELKSEFQQLSPDVVLDMILYTEQDALISMKTFKDIAQRVVAISSMDVYRAYDVLLGKESGIIPVPLTEDSPLRQQLYPFQDMPQRALNAPADYDKILVERVVMSDAELPGTIIRLPMVYGPKDPLHRLFPYLKRMDENRPVILLPENFAQWRGCYGYVDNVAHAIALAVTNPQATGRIYHLADLQVSEAERLNQVGKAAGWQGEVISVPRHYLPAGWNLPFNTEQHWFADTTRIRQELGYSEVVSQAEALKQTIEWERSNPPPEMPKWTGLELFDYATEDEILTRLV, from the coding sequence ATGAAAATTTTAATTATAGGGGGAACCAATTTTATTGGTCCTTCGGTAGTACATCGAATTCATGCAATGGGTCATGAGGTTACTATATTTCATCGAGGAAAAACTTTAGCTGAATTACCGTTAGGAGTAAAGGAAATTAAAGGCGATCGTGCTCAACTTCTTGAACTAAAAAGTGAGTTTCAGCAACTTTCACCTGATGTCGTTTTAGACATGATTCTTTATACTGAGCAAGATGCGCTGATAAGCATGAAAACGTTTAAAGACATCGCTCAGCGTGTTGTTGCGATTAGTAGTATGGATGTGTATCGTGCTTACGACGTGCTTTTAGGGAAGGAATCGGGTATTATCCCTGTACCACTTACCGAAGATTCGCCACTACGTCAGCAACTCTATCCTTTTCAAGATATGCCACAAAGAGCGCTCAATGCTCCTGCGGATTACGACAAAATCTTAGTTGAACGAGTCGTAATGAGTGATGCTGAGTTACCTGGTACAATCATTCGTTTACCAATGGTGTACGGACCAAAAGATCCTCTACATCGTCTGTTTCCTTATCTAAAAAGAATGGATGAAAATCGTCCAGTAATTTTGTTACCAGAAAATTTTGCGCAATGGCGTGGCTGTTATGGATATGTTGACAATGTCGCACATGCGATCGCACTTGCAGTAACTAATCCCCAAGCCACGGGGCGCATCTATCATCTGGCAGATTTACAAGTTTCCGAAGCTGAACGCCTAAATCAAGTGGGGAAAGCGGCTGGATGGCAAGGTGAAGTAATATCTGTTCCTAGACACTATTTACCAGCAGGTTGGAACTTACCTTTTAATACTGAACAACATTGGTTTGCTGATACAACACGCATTCGTCAAGAACTTGGTTACAGCGAGGTTGTATCCCAAGCGGAAGCACTGAAACAAACGATTGAATGGGAACGTAGCAACCCGCCGCCAGAAATGCCTAAATGGACAGGATTGGAGTTATTCGACTATGCTACTGAGGATGAAATTTTAACTCGATTGGTGTAG
- a CDS encoding response regulator transcription factor translates to MALAKILVVDDDPAIRNLIQRFLSSKNYQVESAEDGKTALTAFEQFNPDLVILDVNLPDVLGYTLCQDMQNRTKVFVLMLTSRADEADKIRGFAQGADDYLTKPFSLGELEVRVAAILKRQRVVTAAEKQRLTFEKLVIDPERREVTLNNQLIPLTALEFDLLRFLASHPGRVWRRAELIQEVWDYDYVGDQRVVDVHIGQIRKKIEIDATQPILIQTVRGVGYKFEAPNLPEQSNS, encoded by the coding sequence ATGGCTCTTGCCAAGATTCTTGTCGTTGATGACGATCCTGCCATCCGTAATTTAATCCAACGCTTTTTATCAAGCAAGAACTATCAGGTGGAGTCTGCCGAAGATGGTAAGACTGCACTTACGGCTTTTGAGCAATTTAATCCTGACTTAGTGATTCTCGACGTCAATTTACCGGATGTCCTTGGCTATACACTTTGCCAAGATATGCAAAATCGCACTAAGGTTTTTGTCTTGATGCTGACGAGTCGAGCGGATGAAGCCGATAAAATTCGGGGATTTGCTCAAGGTGCGGATGATTATCTTACTAAGCCCTTTAGTTTGGGTGAATTAGAAGTGAGAGTTGCTGCTATTTTGAAGCGTCAGCGAGTTGTCACAGCGGCAGAAAAACAGCGCTTGACGTTTGAAAAGCTGGTGATCGATCCCGAACGAAGAGAAGTGACGCTCAATAACCAACTCATTCCGTTAACTGCGCTAGAGTTCGACTTGTTGCGTTTTTTAGCGAGCCATCCAGGGCGAGTTTGGCGGCGTGCGGAACTGATTCAAGAAGTTTGGGATTACGACTACGTAGGCGATCAAAGAGTTGTTGATGTGCATATTGGTCAAATTCGCAAGAAGATTGAAATTGATGCGACTCAACCAATTTTGATTCAGACTGTTCGTGGTGTAGGTTATAAGTTCGAGGCTCCGAATCTACCAGAGCAGAGTAATTCTTAA
- the ftsH2 gene encoding ATP-dependent zinc metalloprotease FtsH2, with amino-acid sequence MKLSWRVLLLWTLPALVIGFFFWQGAFASAPTDMSKNTASTRMTYGRFLDYLDSGRVTSVDLYEGGRTAIVEAVDPELDNRIQRLRVDLPYNAPELISKLRDANISFDSHPLRNDGAIWGLLGNLIFPILLIGGLFFLFRRSSNIPGGPGQAMNFGKSRARFQMEAKTGVKFDDVAGIEEAKEELQEVVTFLKQPERFTAVGARIPKGVLLVGPPGTGKTLLAKAIAGEAGVPFFSISGSEFVEMFVGVGASRVRDLFKKAKDNAPCLIFIDEIDAVGRQRGTGIGGGNDEREQTLNQLLTEMDGFEGNTGIIIIAATNRPDVLDAALLRPGRFDRQVIVDAPDVKGRQEILKVHARNKKLDPNVSLDAVARRTPGFTGADLANLLNEAAILTARRRKEAITLLEIDDAIDRVVAGMEGTPLVDSKSKRLIAYHEIGHALIGTVLKDHDPVQKVTLIPRGQAQGLTWFTPSEDQGLISRAQLKARITGALGGRAAEDIIFGAAEITTGAGGDLQQISAMARQMVTRFGMSELGPLSLESQSGEVFLGRDWMTRSEYSEAIASRIDAQVRTIVEECYENAKKIIRENRVVVDRLVDLLIEKETIDGEEFRQIVAEYTDVPDKQSVTA; translated from the coding sequence ATGAAACTTTCTTGGAGAGTACTCTTACTGTGGACATTGCCTGCGCTGGTAATTGGCTTCTTCTTTTGGCAAGGAGCGTTTGCTTCCGCGCCTACAGACATGAGCAAGAACACAGCCAGTACCCGCATGACCTACGGTCGCTTCTTAGATTACCTAGATTCTGGTCGTGTCACGAGTGTAGATCTATATGAAGGTGGTCGCACCGCCATTGTCGAAGCTGTTGACCCAGAATTAGACAACCGCATCCAACGTCTACGGGTAGATTTACCTTATAACGCTCCTGAACTGATTTCTAAGCTCAGAGATGCCAACATCAGCTTCGATTCGCATCCACTTCGTAATGATGGAGCAATTTGGGGGCTACTCGGTAACTTAATCTTTCCCATTTTGTTGATTGGTGGTTTGTTCTTCTTGTTCCGACGTTCGAGCAATATTCCTGGTGGACCAGGACAAGCAATGAACTTTGGTAAATCCCGCGCCCGCTTTCAGATGGAAGCTAAAACGGGTGTGAAGTTTGATGATGTTGCTGGAATCGAAGAAGCAAAAGAAGAACTTCAAGAAGTTGTCACGTTCCTTAAGCAACCCGAACGCTTTACCGCTGTAGGTGCCAGGATTCCTAAAGGTGTTTTATTAGTCGGACCTCCAGGAACTGGAAAAACTCTTTTGGCAAAAGCGATCGCAGGTGAGGCTGGAGTTCCATTCTTTAGTATCTCTGGTAGCGAATTCGTCGAAATGTTCGTTGGTGTTGGTGCTTCGCGCGTCCGCGACTTATTCAAAAAAGCCAAAGACAACGCGCCCTGCTTGATCTTCATCGATGAAATCGACGCGGTAGGAAGACAACGCGGTACGGGAATCGGTGGTGGTAATGATGAACGCGAACAAACACTCAATCAGCTACTCACCGAGATGGACGGCTTTGAAGGCAACACAGGAATCATTATTATCGCCGCGACGAACCGCCCTGATGTGCTCGATGCAGCATTACTGCGCCCTGGCAGATTTGACCGCCAAGTCATTGTCGATGCGCCCGATGTTAAAGGACGTCAAGAAATTCTCAAAGTTCATGCACGAAATAAAAAGCTTGACCCGAATGTGTCGTTAGATGCAGTCGCACGGCGGACGCCAGGATTTACCGGAGCCGATTTAGCCAACTTGCTCAACGAAGCGGCAATTTTGACCGCACGGCGACGCAAAGAAGCGATTACATTGTTAGAAATAGATGATGCGATCGACCGCGTTGTCGCAGGAATGGAAGGGACACCACTTGTCGATAGCAAGAGCAAGCGCTTAATTGCTTATCATGAAATCGGTCACGCTTTAATCGGTACTGTACTTAAAGACCACGACCCCGTGCAAAAAGTCACGCTGATTCCGCGCGGACAAGCACAAGGACTAACATGGTTTACTCCGAGTGAAGACCAAGGATTAATTTCACGCGCGCAGCTAAAAGCAAGAATCACTGGTGCATTGGGTGGTAGAGCAGCTGAAGATATTATCTTTGGCGCGGCAGAAATTACCACGGGTGCAGGTGGCGATTTACAGCAAATTAGTGCAATGGCACGTCAGATGGTCACTCGCTTTGGGATGTCTGAGCTAGGACCACTGTCGTTAGAAAGCCAAAGTGGAGAAGTCTTTTTAGGTCGTGATTGGATGACTCGCTCCGAATACTCCGAAGCGATCGCCTCAAGAATCGATGCTCAAGTCCGCACCATTGTGGAAGAGTGTTACGAAAACGCCAAAAAGATCATCCGCGAGAATCGTGTCGTTGTCGATCGCTTAGTCGATCTACTCATCGAGAAAGAAACGATCGATGGCGAAGAGTTCCGCCAGATTGTTGCTGAGTATACTGATGTGCCTGACAAGCAATCTGTTACAGCATAG